A window of the Deinococcus gobiensis I-0 genome harbors these coding sequences:
- a CDS encoding 3-isopropylmalate dehydratase large subunit, with product MAGMTASSPRPQTMAEKILSRRGDRAVYAGDLAVVEVDQVMVVDSIAQSFIERMERDLAAVPKFPERVSIVVDHVAPASTVSVAQAQKEAREYAARTGVRLFDVGRGICHQVLMEEGLARPGWIVLGSDSHSTTYGAVAAFGTGMGATDIALAAASGKTWLRVPESVKVTFSGELRPGVSAKDAALEMIRVLGADGATYESVEIHAGERFSRGERMTLANLCVEAGAKAGLVVPGGEILTDYGYDVPEWVYPDEGATYRQTVEIDLSALNPRMSAPNEVDNVHDVSALRGLKVDQVFIGTCTNGRIEDLHAAAEVLRGQRVNSATRLLIIPASSEVMERAMEDGTLLTLQRAGAVLGTPGCGPCMGRHQGVLAPGEVCVSTSNRNFIGRMGDKDAHIYLASPAVAAATAVLGHIALPEDVRAAVGA from the coding sequence ATGGCGGGCATGACAGCCTCTTCTCCCCGCCCACAGACGATGGCGGAAAAGATCCTCTCGCGCCGGGGCGACCGCGCCGTGTACGCGGGCGACCTCGCGGTGGTCGAGGTCGATCAGGTGATGGTCGTGGATTCCATCGCCCAGAGCTTCATCGAGCGCATGGAGCGCGACCTCGCCGCCGTGCCCAAGTTCCCCGAGCGCGTGAGCATCGTCGTGGACCACGTGGCCCCGGCCAGCACCGTCAGCGTGGCGCAGGCGCAGAAAGAAGCGCGCGAGTACGCCGCCCGGACCGGCGTGCGTCTCTTCGACGTGGGACGCGGCATCTGCCATCAGGTGCTGATGGAAGAGGGCTTGGCCCGCCCCGGCTGGATCGTGCTGGGCAGCGACAGCCACAGCACCACCTACGGCGCGGTGGCGGCCTTCGGGACCGGCATGGGCGCGACCGACATCGCCCTGGCGGCGGCGAGCGGCAAGACCTGGCTGCGCGTGCCCGAGAGCGTCAAGGTGACCTTCAGCGGCGAGCTGCGCCCCGGCGTGAGCGCCAAGGACGCCGCGCTGGAGATGATCCGCGTGCTGGGGGCCGACGGCGCCACCTACGAGAGCGTCGAGATCCACGCGGGCGAGCGCTTCTCGCGCGGCGAGCGCATGACGCTGGCGAACCTGTGTGTCGAGGCCGGGGCCAAGGCCGGGCTGGTCGTGCCGGGCGGCGAGATCCTCACCGACTACGGCTACGACGTCCCCGAGTGGGTGTACCCCGACGAAGGGGCGACCTACCGGCAGACGGTCGAGATCGACCTCTCGGCTCTGAACCCCCGCATGAGCGCCCCGAACGAGGTGGACAACGTCCACGACGTGTCCGCGCTGCGCGGCCTGAAGGTGGATCAGGTGTTCATCGGGACCTGTACCAACGGGCGCATCGAGGACCTGCATGCGGCGGCCGAGGTGCTGCGCGGCCAGCGCGTGAACTCCGCCACCCGGCTGCTGATCATTCCGGCGAGCAGCGAGGTCATGGAACGGGCGATGGAAGACGGCACGCTGCTCACCCTGCAACGCGCCGGGGCGGTCCTGGGCACGCCGGGCTGCGGGCCGTGCATGGGCCGCCACCAGGGCGTGCTGGCTCCCGGCGAGGTCTGCGTGAGCACCAGCAACCGCAACTTCATCGGGCGCATGGGCGACAAGGACGCGCACATCTATCTCGCCAGCCCGGCGGTGGCGGCGGCGACGGCGGTCCTGGGCCACATCGCGCTGCCCGAGGACGTGCGCGCGGCGGTGGGCGCGTGA